From the Terriglobia bacterium genome, the window TGTAGAGCTTGGCGCAAAGTACCGGTTCATTCAGGAAAAGGGGGCGCGGCCGCAGATTGGGACCTTTCCAATGCTCGAATTGCCAACGGGCAATAGCCAGCGCGGCCTGGGAAACGGGCAACTGTGGGCCAAACTCCCCATCTGGGTTCAAAAGAGTTGGGGACCGTGGACCAGCTACGGTGGAGGGGGTTACATCATCAATCACGCGCCGGGCATGCGCGACCATGCCTTCTTCGGATGGCAGGTGCAACGCGAGATCAGCAAGAAATTCACACTCGGGGCGGAATGGTTTTGTCCCGGACGCGAGAGCGCCGCAACTGGTAACAGCCACATCGTGAATGTCGGCGGGATCTACAACTTTACTCAGAACTTCAGCTTGCTGTTTAGCGCTGGACATAGCGTCCACGGCGATTCACATATGGTGGCATACGTTGGTCTGTATTGGACTTGGGGCACCAAGGAAGATCATGGCGAATCCAAGCTGACGAAGGCGATGTTCTCAGGTACTAGGCGCGGACTTCGCCTCTAAATTCCAATATGGGCTCAGGAGGGCAAATGTCCTTGAAGCAGTCCCTATTCGGCTCGAACGCTCCGTCGTCCGTGATTTTGATCCGAGTGATGGTGGGATGGGTCTTCCTATCCGAGGGAATTCAGAAGTTTCTCTTCCCATCCGCACTTGGAGTTGGCAGGTTCGAAAAGATCGGCATTCCTGCACCGAACTTCTCCGCTCCCTTCGTTGGAGTGGTCGAAATCGTCTGCGGTTTGTTGCTGATCATCGGCCTATTAACGCGGCTGGCCTCCATTCCGCTTGTCATCAACATTTCAGTTGCCATCGCTACTACGAAGATCCCCATGCTCGCCAAGTCGGGATTCTGGAACATGATGCACGAAGCTCGGACCGACTTCTGCATGCTGCTGGGTCTGATCTTCCTGCTGATCGTCGGCGGGGGCGCAAAGTCGGTCGATTTACGCCTAGGAAAAATGCATGACTCGAGTGTCTAAGGCCGTTAGCGAGGCTACGGATAAGCCCACTCCGCTGACAGAACTCGGCTTGCTGTTCCTAAAGCTCGGAACATTGGCTTTTGGTGGTCCCGCCGCCCACGTTGCCATGATGGAAGAAGAGGTGGTGCGTCGCCGCGGTTGGCTTACCGAACAAGAGTTCCTCGATTACTTGAGCGCCACGAACTTCATACCGGGACCCAACTCGACGGAGATGGCGATTCACATTGGCCACCGAAGAGCAGGCTGGCCGGGGCTCATCGTTGCGGGCACGTGCTTCATCGTCCCGGCGGCAACCATCGTCGCACTAATAGGCTGGGCCTACGTCCACTTTGGAAAACTCCCTCAAGCCGAGGGCCTGTTGTATGGTGTGAAACCAGTTGTGATCGCTGTTGTTTTTCAGGCGCTCTGGAAGTTAGGCCGTTCTGCAGTGAAGACGAAATGGCTCGCGGCAGTCGCGCTGCTGTCTCTGGTGTTGAGCGCCGCTGGCGTAAACGAGTTGCTGGTTCTTGTTTTCGGAGGCTTACTGGCCCTGGGGCCGAGGCTGAAGCCATCCCGTGAGAAGCGGCGAAAATTCATGCAATGGCCGGGCGTTGAGTCGGTGTTTCCCGGAGCCGCCACAGTCATCGGAACGGGCGCATCCGTTGGCCTATGGCCGATATTCTTGATCTTCGCCAAGATGGGATCTGTACTCTTCGGCAGCGGATATGTGTTGTTGGCCTTCCTTCGCGCCGACCTTGTCGAGCGCCATCATTGGCTGACACAGCAGCAACTCCTCGATGCGGTCGCGGTAGGGCAAGTGACGCCCGGGCCAGTGTTCACAAGCGCGACATTTGTCGGCTATATCCTTCGAGGTCCAGCAGGAGCACTGGTAGCGACTCTAGGTATTTTCTTGCCAGCATTTCTGTTCGTTGCGGCGAGTGCGCCTTTGCTGCCGAGGCTTCGTGCGTCACGCACGGTCGGAATCATTCTGGACGGCGTGAACGTCGCCTCTCTTGCGCTGATGGCCCTGGTGACATGGCAGTTAGCACGATCGGCGGTCATCGACTGGTTCAGTCTAGTTCTTGCTCTTGGAAGTGCCGTGTTGCTGATCCGTTACCGGCAGATGAATTCCGCCTGGCTAGTCATCGGGTCTGGCATGTTGGGAATACTGAAGCACGGGCTTGGGTGACGGCTAAACTCCGCCGGGAGGCGGCAAAGCGAATGCATCGTTATGCAGAGAAGGAAGTGACTGGCTACCAGGAACTCTATTCGGGGCTGATACGTCTTCATGTCCTCCACCACGCATGCGAGGGCTCAATCTTCGGGCTGGAGATGATTGAGGAACTCTTACGTCACGGATACCGGATTGGACCAGGGACACTCTATCCCATTCTGCACGCGATGGAGGAGAAGAAGTGGTTGCGGTCCTCTAAGGAGATTAAGAAGGGGCGGATTCGGCGCGTGTACCGCGCAACCTCCGCGGGCCGGAAGGCACTGGCCGCAGCAAAGGAGCAAGTGCAGGAGCTTTTCGGGGAACTGTTCGACATAAAACCTCCCATCTCCACTAAAAAGGAACGATGACTCACTACCAAAGGCAGCCCTGCAAGACGGAACAGGAAGAATCCCGTGGCCGCCGGAGAAAGAGTGAAGGCGGCCAGGGGATTTTTGTTTATACTTGAGCGGAAAAGCGGGTGTGGGGCATGCCTCTTTTTTCACGAGCGATGTTTCTTGCCGTGCACTGGGCGGCGCGCAAGGGATTGCGCGAAGAATCTGCGGCGGCAGGCGACCGGAAAGAACAGGCGCGGCAGACGGGAATCCGCGGGGAGACCTACGCCTACTGGTATTTGCGGCGCCACGGCTACGTCTTCGTGGCGCGCAACTACCAGCCGCCGGGCGTGAAGGGCGAAATCGACCTGATCGGCTACGACGGAGCGGCGCTGGCCTTCGTGGAAGTACGCACGCGCACGGTGCGCGCGGGGCAGCCGGGGCTGCCGGAGATGAGCGTGACGCGGGAGAAGCGCCGGCACCTGGTGCGCACGGCGCAGGTTTTTCTGGCGGCGCGCCGCGTGGCGGAGACCGCGGTGCGCTTTGACGTTCTGGCTATCGAGAACCATCCTGGCCGCGCGCCGGTGGTGCGCCTGCACAAGGACGCCTTCCCCGCGCACTCCTAGCGCGACAGGACGCCGATAGTTGCCGCAGGAGCGTGGAATCCCCCAGAAGGAGGCCGCGCGGATTCAACTTCCTGGGATTTGCGCCGGAATTCCAGAAGAGGGGCGAATTGGACAGGGCGTGTGGGGAGCGGGGTTCACATTCTCCCGGGAAGGGGTACAATTCAGGAATACGGGGCCCTCTCCATGGCCCCGGGACTCTTGGCGCTCGAGGAGGAATGGATTGCCTGAGCTGAGAAAAGATCCGATCACCGGGCGGTGGGTAATCATTTCGACGGATCGCGGCAAGCGCCCCACGAACTTCGTGCGGGAGAGCGTCATCCCACACGGCAAGGGGAATTGCCCGTTCTGCTACGGAAGCGAAGCCAAGACCCCGCCGGAGCTGCTGGTCTATGGCCGCAACGGCGGCGGGGCCAACACACCCGGCTGGACGATCCGCGTGGTGCCTAACAAGTTTCCCGCACTGGGCATCGAAGGCGAGATGGATAAAGAGGGCGAAGGCCTGTTCGACAAGATGAACGGAATCGGGGCGCACGAAGTGATCGTAGAGTCGCCGGAGCACGGCGCCTCGCTGGCCACACTGCCCGAACGCACCATCGAAGACGTCTTCTGGGCCTACCGCGACCGCATGCTGGATCTCAAGAACGACCGGCGCTTCCGCTACGTGTTGATCTTCAAGAATCACGGGGAAGCGGCTGGGGCCACGCTGGAACACCCGCATTCGCAGCTGATCGCCCTGCCCATCGTGCCCAAGCAGGTGCGCGAGGAAGTGGACAGCTGCTGGCACTACTATCACGAGAAAGAGCGCTGCATCTTCTGCGACATCATCCGCCAGGAACAGGATACCGGGGTACGGGTGATCAGTGAGAACGAGCATTTCATCGCCCTGGCGCCCTATGCCCCGCGCTTTCCCTTCGAGATGTGGATCCTGCCGCGGGTGCACGGCTCGTCGTTCGAAAACAACCAGAGTTCCATGTATTCGGCGCTGGCGCGTATGACCAAGGACGTCCTGATGCGCCTGGATGCGGTGCTCGACCACCCGGCTTACAACCTCATGATCCACACCTCGCCGATCGGCGAAGAGATCAACGATCACTATCACTGGCACATCGAGATCATCCCCAAGCTGACCAAAATCGCGGGCTTCGAGTGGGGCACGGGCTTCTACATCAATCCCACGCCACCCGAGGAAGCGGCGCGCTTCCTGCGCGAAGCGCAGGTGGGCACGACCGCGGAAACGGAATAGCGCGGTTCGCTCCGATCGAGTGAGCGATGCCCGTGTGGGTTCCGGCCTTTCCTTCGACGGCTTTTTCCAGCGCAGACCTTGCCGGCCCTGACAGGTTCGGCAGATTTCGCTATACTGGAAAAGTTTGGCGCGGTACCCAAGTGGCCCAAGGGAGAGGTCTGCAAAACCTCCATTCGTGGGTTCGAATCCCACCCGCGCCTCCAAGCTTTCAGCAATAGAATGAGTCAGTTAAGGCGACGGTTTTTCCCGTGTACCCCGCGTGTACCCTGAGTTTCAAAAGCGATGACCGGGTCTCGGCGCCACGCATTGGTCAGATCCGCTTCTAATTGTTCCTGCCGCGAACGCACCCAAGGTGCGTAGTGCTTTTCCGTAATGCGGACGCTTTGATGCCCAAGCAAGATCGAAACCCGCTCAATCGGCACACCAGCGAGCAATAGCTCAACGGCGAATGTATCTCGGAATCGATGCGGGTGAGCGCGTTCTACCTTTGCCAGTTCAAAGAGCTTAGATAACCTCTTCCTCCAACTACCAACAATTGTTTCCAGGTTCAGCGTACCGTCCCAAAAGAAGTGTTTCTCTGTGACTTTCGGGCTTGTGTCCAACGCTTTGAGCAAGAAGTCAGGGAGAATTGTGTTCACAGGGACACCGGTCTTCTGGGTGTATAGGAAGAGTTTGTTTCCTTCAATCCGGTCGCTCGTCAGGCTGACCGCGTCACCGATTCTCATGCCGCTGTAGCGAAGCAGCAAAACTAACGCGCGCATCCGCCGGGCGTTTTCCGAACCGCGTTCGGGGAATTCATCCTTATATTTGTCGACGGCTGCCAGAATGCGCAGCATCTCTGTGCGAGTATATGGCATCGTGGGGCAGAGAGTGATTTTCGGAGCTTTCAAATCGGTGGCCGGATTCTCTGGCATCCACTTCCGCTTCTGGGCGAACCGAAAGAATGCCCGGAGACGTTCGAGTTTCTTCGCGCTTGAACGCGGGCCGTCTTTCCACCCCGAACGAAACTGGCTCACTGAGGGTAAGTCGAATTCGTCCAGAAAATGCAACCCGTGCCCCTGCCCATACGTTTCCATTTGCCGTTTTAGCAATTTGTACTTTCGGACCGTAGACTGGTGTAGTTTTCGAGCTTCTACATCAGCAAGAAATTCTTTCCATGCATCCTCCACGCTCTTTCGTTCGGGCCGCGATGTGCGGCGGTCTTCGGCCTCCCATTCACGAATCATTTCTTGGGCACGCTGCCAGTCGCGGAGCTTCAAGGACTCGCGCATATCTTTCCCGGCGAGTACGCCATCAACCCAAATGGGACACTGGCAGTGTCGGTGTTTCCGGCCTTTCGCTCGTTGTTTGCAGTTCTTTCGATGACGGCGATAAATCGTCAGCATTTCTTCTTTCCTACCTTGCTGCACCTTTCAAGGATAGGCGCATGTATACTCGCTCCACAACCGTCTGCGGAATTCGCAACGTACGATATCGTCTCTTCCCTCGAGGACTTCTCTCCCCAATCACAAGCACACCAGGCTCGCTGTCGAAAAGGTCACGGATTTTATCAGCGCTCAGGTTCCACATTTCGGCGAGTTCCGTAACGGCGTAATGCCGCTCGGCATGCGCCGTATGGTCGGGTTGTGTTGAGACTGGCATCTCTGGTTCCGGGCTCCTTGTATTCGCTGGATAGTCCAACCTCAGCGGATCGTTCCTTGTCCGCTTGTATGAATAGCCTGCGCTAGAACAATTTGTCTGGCTCATGACCTCCAGGTCGTTTTGCTCCATGCGCCTTTTCTTGAAGTAATGAACTGGGCTTGTCTGAATGTTGGGTTAACCATGCAAGGAACTCGTCATCCTTATTGAAGAGGAGCTTCAGTGCCTCTGCAACGACGTATGCCGGCGAGCCGTCAATGAACTCCGCATACTTTCGGAGCTTAAAGTTGACATCTTCCTCGACGCGCACTTGTATGGTTGCGTTCCTAAGCTGTTTCGCGGGTGTTCTCAGAAGCGGCATGTCGTTCTCCCTCCTCCCCTGTGGGCCTGCGTAGCAGGCCGTCATGCAGATTGAGTTGCATCGTTGTTCCGCTGTGTAAACAGGAAATCTATGAAATTTCTGTCGGGGCTGGAGCGACCGCCACGGTTTCGGTGGCAAGATTTTGGGGTCGCTCCAGCCCCGATGGGTGTCTTGCCGGTGACCAATTGCAACTGCCGCGCTCGGCGCAACCTTCGTATTTTGGTTAAGTTCCGTTCACCGCGGCGGTGAACGGAACTGTGAATGGGGTAGTGCGGTCTAGTTTTCATGCATGTTCACCCGCGATATAAGTCTGTCGTCGAGAGGCGTGTGTTCGTTGCCTACGAGATAGGTATCGAAGAACACCGTCCGGTCCGGGATGGGTTGCGAGAACTCAATTCGCAACTGCCGTTCATCAAGCCGCCTGGCATACCAGTCCCGATATAGCTCTTCGAAGCGCTCGCCGCGAAACCTGCGGCGGGCTTCCGCCAGAAACTCGAAATCTTCGGTTACCGGGACGATGTATTTGTGGCTCTCCCATTTGCGCCGGATTTCGAAGTAGCGGAAGATCTCACTCGAAACGTCGGCTTCGATGGGCCGTTTGATGGCGTTCCGAAAACTGGCCTCGGCGTGGCCAAATTGGGTCAACCTCGGGGCTATGTAAAGAAAGCGGAAGGATTGCAAGTGGCGGAACAGGGACTGGTAAGCGCCGAGATGCGAGGTGAAGTTCGTGAGGCTGGCGCAGCCGTGGTCGACATAGGTGAATGTGACCACAGGCGGGAGACCTGGGAATGGGGGAGCCAGAAAGAGAGGAAACTTGTCGACAAAAAACCGGATTGTCGGGTGGCTTCCGGGAAGGCCTTCATAAACCTTGGCCGGAAGAGCCTCTTTGGGGACACACAGAGAGTCGCAGAAGAAATGAACCTTTTCTTGCTCGGTTTCGAGGAAGTCATATTCGGGGTTCTCCAGGATAAAGTCCAGGAGCACGAGGCGCGTGCGGATGTAATCAAAGGAATGCCGGCGGCGGTTGCGGAAGTTATCCTTTTCGATGGGCTTGTAGATGGTCCGGGAAAAGAGATGAAAAATCGAACCGGTGCCCATGTAATCGCGAACGGTGGCGTGCGCGTGTTTCAGAAGCTTCAGCGTGAACGTGGTAGTACGCTTCCCCCGGCGGGCACCAGCAAAGGCGAGGAACTGACGCATGGTGAAGTAGCCCGAGTGGGTGGCGACGATATAGAGGAAGCGCGCCTCGGATTCCGTGTAGCCCAGGACGGTAATCTGCTCGATATGGGAGGTTGGAAGGTTCATGGAGACCAAATGTCGTTTTCTAATGAAGCGACGCTCCTCGCAGGAAAATGAGTCGAGAACAACTCCTCTATCTACCTAATCAGCGGCGAAAAAGGAAAATGTGTCGCTCTTTAATAAAACTTTTCGCAGGAGGTTCCGTATGGCATCACGGTGGCCGGGGACGACACGGGGGTGGGCAGTGCTGCATGGGACGGAAAGGTCTCTTCTAATCATGCCCGTGCTCGCTACGGGCTGGTTTCAGCGCGGTACTGAAGGTCTCCGGGGACCGCTCAAGGGACCCTCCGGCGGTCGAATCCGGTAGCGCAGCAGCTGGTTGACTGAGCCTGCCTCCCGGAGCCGCACCACGCTCCATTCCAGGATCAATTCCACGATCTCCTTGGACTGTTTCCGCTCCCCTGCGGCAAACGCCTCGATCTCCTTGAGCAGGCTTTCGCGTATGGATACGCAGAGCGGCACCCTGGACCAGTCCATTGCTCACTTCCCCTTCGGCGCGTGGATCGCCGGGCGCAGCCTCGCCAGATCATCCCGCAGCCGAATCTCGGACCGCAGTAACTCCTCCGTGCAGCCAGCTTCCTTAAGGTGCTTGGAACTCCACTCGATCAGCAACTCCGTGAGATTGCCGAGTTTCCGGTGCTCCCGGGCGGCAATCTCCTCAAGTTCGGCGCGTAAGGCTTGCCGGACCCGCACACTGATTTGTGCTTTCCAGTCACCCACGACTCACCTCCTTCTTTTTGTTGCCCGGAAGTCCCCCGGTTGCGGTGGGGGTAGTTCCCGTCAGCCGAATGCCGCACTGAAGCAAGCGGTCCGTTGAGCCAGCAACCTTGAGCTGCTCGAAGCCCCACTCCACCAACAGCACCCCAAGGTTGCCGAGCACGCGCTTTTCCCGCTCAGCAAATTCCTCCAGTCCCGCTCGCAGTTCTTGGCGGACGCGCAAACTAAGCGGTACTTTCCATTCGCCCATAGCTCACCCCCTTTTCACTATCCAGGCAGTATCCCGTTGTTGGGTAGCCCCTTTGGAATGATTTCCCCTCCGCAGCAAGCGCTCCGTCGAGCCAGCCGCTTTAAGCTGCTCGTAGCCCCATTCCAGGAGAATCGCTCCCAGATTGCCCAGGGAGCGTTGCTCGCCAGCGGCAAACTCCACCAGTTCAGCGCGGAGTTCTGGCCGAATACGCATAGTGACTGACATTTTCCATATGCCCATCGTCGTTACCTCGGAATCGGCTTCATGTATTCGCGGATGATGTCGAAGTCGAAAGTCTTCGCGTCGCAGATGTCGGCCCCGGCGATGAACATGTTGCAGGCGTAGCGGAGCGAGAACTCTGTCTTATCGGTGAAGCGGACAGAGATATAGATCGTCCCGTCCTCGATGGAATTGTTGATGAAATCCACGACCTTGCCATGGACCTCGGGATATCTCCTGCGCAGCCGTTCGTGCCGCTTCTTTATCCGCTCGTCGAGTTGCCTGTTTTCCTCGGCGCTAATCGGGGTTACGGACGTGCCTCCGACCCGCATGACCTTCGGCTTCTTCGTCATGGCAATAAATCCTTTCCGCGGCGTGGTGGCCGCAAGTTGGGCGGTGGATGGAACCGCCGGGACACACGACACCTGACGGAGCCGGTTGCCGGCACGGAGAGAGAGAGGAAATCAGCCTAATAGGACTACGTCACAGGTTTACGGCGGGGGATGCGCGATGCGCGGAGGGATGCTCAGGGGAATGAACTGCTGCGGTGTGCCATGCTGGAACAAAGCGGGTTGCGCCAAAAACAGGAACCCGCTACCTTCTTCGATAGCCATCGTTGCCTCCTTATCCGAGGTGATGCTGGTCAGGGGCGTGTCGGTGCTCAAACACCGGCGCGTCCCGTTTGCTTAATTGGATTACTTCTTGCCTTTCCTTCTACGACTTCCTTTACCCCAATAATGCTTGTCCTTATATTTTCTGACCTGCTCTATCTCGGCTTCGGTCCAGAGTCGAATACTGAGGCCCCCAACAGATTGAACAGGAGGTGCGGGGACCTTATTCGTATGTATCCATCGATGCAGTGTGTCATTTCCGATCCCCAGAAGCTTTGCGACCTTTACCGTAGAGTAGGTCTTCATTCATAGAATCCTAAATGCATTACTATTTGTCAAGCACAAAATCACACCCGGCAGGACAACCCCTCATAGCCCCATCCGGCCCGCCTTGAAGAGTACCGCAATCCTCACCCGAATCGAAAGCCCCTGCGAGCATCCCTCCGCTATTGAAATCAATTGTTCTGGCATCTATAAAGCTCGAATCCCAGAAGCTCTGGCAAGTGCTGAGGCTCAAGTTGATCGACTTGACCATATGGAGCCCAGCCATCTGTCGATCCTCGACCGAAATGTGGATTAGGTTAGTACCACTAATTATTTGGCTAATGAATTGCGCGTTTGCATCGGTCTCAGGAGGAGAGGTGGTATTATTGCTGCTGTCGTTCAAGGCATAGTAAACTTAATTACATCAAACGAGGTTCGATGGACAAAAATGCGAGAGAAGCAAAGATCGATGATGACACGTGCCGCTCGCTGGCACATAATTCAGGCTGCTTGGAGGAGAATATAAATGGATGAACCGAAAAAAGAGCGAACATATCACTATTTTGTTGATGGAGTGAAATACGAAACGCAAATGTCTTCGATCACGGGAGCCGAGATCAAGGCCAAGATTCCAAACTTTAATCCAAGTTACAGCCTATATTTGGAAGGGCAAGGGGGCGAACCGGATAAGCTAATTACCGACACCGATTCTGTCCCACTCGAACACGGCCCCAATCGTTTCCATACTGTTCCTCCAGCCTCCTTCGGCAGAAAATGAGTATTCTGGAAACGCAACTTGCAGATCTCAAGGCACAACCTGGCTGTGCCGATGCAGAGGTCCAGTTAGTGCCCGATGGTTCTGCCATCATAACGATCCCCAATGTCACGCTCCCGACTGGATGGTCTAAATCTGCTACGACAATCCGATTCGTGGCTCCAGTTGGATACCCACATGCAAAGCCCGACTGTTTTTGGGCAGACACTGACCTTCGATTGCAGAGTAATGCGATGCCACAAGCTACAAACATCACACCTATACCTGGAACAGACTTGAGCAACTTGTGGTTTTCGTGGCACACGATGCATTGGGATCCCAATCGAGATAGCTTGACGACGTACCTCAATGTTGTGCGACAAAGATTTAAGGAGCCAAAGTGAACGATACAGTTGTATTCCCCGGCGCGACATTTCAGCGCCTTCGAAGCCAACTGCTTGCAAGCGATCGTGAAACGTGTGCGGTGCTTCTTGCTCTGCCTTTGCAGGTTGGGAGAGGCACAAAATTTATAGTCAAAGAGGAGATTTACTTTGGAGAAGGCGATTACGTTGAAAGGTCGGGCTTAAGATCTTCCCTGCGATCAGAAACTGTCTTTACCATAGCGCAAAAGGCAAAGAGGCAAAATCAATCTGTCGTTTTCGTTCACACCCATCCGGGTGTCCACGGTTTTCCGCAATTCTCAACAGCTGATGATAAAGGGGAAGCTGTCCTAGCTCCGTTCCTTAAACAATACTTTCAGACCGAGTTGGCCCTCAGTTTGATCCTCGCTGCAGGCGGCTGCGCTGGAAGGATTATCCCTTGCGGAGCACCTTTGCGAATCGTTGAAGCAAGTAGTGAGTTCACTTTTCTTTCTAAACTTGACGCAGAGGAATCAGAATTCGAGCGCAGTGATCGTCATATTAGAGCCCTCGGCAGATCTGCCGTACCGATCCTCCAAAATCTAAAAATCGGAATCGTTGGACTGGGAGGCACGGGTTCACTAACCGCCCAGCAGCTTGCTTATTTGGGAGTTCGTGATTTTGTCCTGATGGATGACGACGTGATTGAATTGACAAATCTCAATCGTGTTGTGGGCGCAAGTCAGACCGATGTGAATCGACCGAAGACGAAAGTTACTGAAGATCTCATCAGGCGGATAGCCCCTGCTGCAAGGGTGCGCATTTATGATGAGAGTGTTCTTGAAGATGTCTCGGTCCGAAAATTGTTGGACCGCGATCTCTTATTCTGCTGTACCGACTCTCACGGTAGTCGTGCCGTTATGAATCAGTTTGCTTATCAGTATGTCATCCCATGCATCGATATGGCGATCAGCATCTCGACTACGGATGAAAAGATCTCATATATAGTCGGGCGGATTCAATTGCTTGCTCCTGGTCTTGGATGTCTGACCTGCGGTGGACTTTTGGACGCGGGAGAGGTTCGCGTAGACTTGATGAGAGAGCATGAGCGGCGGCGGGACCCCTACTTCCTTGGTCAAGCTGAACCTCAACCGGCCGTGATCTCCTTGAATTCAACCGTGTCATCACTTGCTGTAACTATGTTTCTAGGCACGATCACCCATGCGCCCTTGAATGCCCGATTCCAGCACTATGACGCCATCGCCGGAATTGTCAGAAGTGTTGAGCATCGTCCAAGACCGAATTGTATTGTTTGCTCCGAATCAGGCGCACTAGCTAGGGGAGACACCTGGCCGCTGCCGACCCGGAAGTCGCCATGAACGACCACGCACCTCGCCTTATAGTTCTCTGGTCCGGAGCGCCGCCGTCTGATGTAATCGAGACTGAATTTCAGCGAAGAGGACTTGAACTAAGGATTGTTTCCAATGCGAACGAGGTTCGGGCGCATCTCCCTCTTTCGCGTGCCTTAGTATTTTGTGTTCCCACACTTAACCAGCAAGGTGTCACCGCCATTCTGCTTGCGTGCGCGGAATCAGTAGTTGTACACGGATTGGATCTGTGGATCCTCCCTGAAGACGAGGCTGTAGGAAAAAAAGTGCAGGAAGAAATGTACACTGCCTTTAAGAGATTTTTTAGTGGCAGAGAAGTGAGTCTACAATTTCGGCTCGCTCCGCACTTCGAGGAGCTCAAAGCTGCTCCCCATTTAATTCCTGAAGCTTGCGCACGCTACAGGCCAGGGCCACGCCCAAAAGCCGACTTGAAGCTGAGTCCGAAACCAACAGTAATTACTCGAAAGTACGGTCCAACCCTCGCGGAACTCTTGAGACGCTCGTTTAATGATTGCGTCCAGATTGAGCTTGAAGAACTGAGTGGCGGATATTCAGCCAAAGTTTTCAAAGTGCACGCAAGCTTTGAGCAACGCCGACTTGTTAACAGGCCCCTACCGTTCTATGCCAAGTACGATCTTCTCTTCAAAATCAATCAGGAACTACAGAACTATGAAGACCTGGTTGAAGCGGCTGTGCCTTTCAATCTGCGACCAAATCTGGACCCCAGTCGATGCATTCGGCGAGGTTACACCCATGGCTTAATCGTGGGCAATTTTGTTGAATACTCAGAGCCTCTTTGGGAAGCTGCTCGGAGGGGTCATGGCGCTGGCCCTATATATTCGCTTTTTGATCAAGCGTTCAAGAGTTGGCGACTTAACTCTCAGCGAGAAACCCATCAGTCTATATTCCAAGATTTGGACGCAGCCAATATTCGCATCGAAGTCGATCGGATTGATGAGAGGAGAATTGAACATGTCAAAGCATTGGGAGCCAAGACAACTCCGAATGAGCTCTTGTCAGTCCTCAAGCGACTTCCGGCTCTTCCTCATCGCAAGGGTGTTATTCACGGCGATCTTCACGTCGGCAATGTTCGGGCCCGCGGAAACGATGCCGTGCTCATTGATTTCTACTCAGTGAACAGCGGAGCACCGCTAGCTTTTGACCCTGCAACTCTTGAAGTGAGCTTGGCATTTGCAAAATATGAGAATGGCGACGTCGATTCTGACTGGAAAGACACGATAGCTAGGCTCTATGATCCTTCCACTTTCCTTAAACCCCCTGAGCCCGCGCTGCAACAGCATAAGCGTGAATGGTTGTGGAATTGCGTGAGGCAGCTGCGAACGATTGCCCTGTCTCGGGAAGAACCCGATGGCACTCGTGAATATCAAACTGCGATCACCTTCGTTCTACTCCGCAGGATGATATACCCTTCCGATAAGCGCTATCCCGAATCCAGATTCGCAGTTGGATATCTGATCGCGGAGAGTCTACTTCTGAACCTCGCAAGTG encodes:
- a CDS encoding ThiF family adenylyltransferase, with product MNDTVVFPGATFQRLRSQLLASDRETCAVLLALPLQVGRGTKFIVKEEIYFGEGDYVERSGLRSSLRSETVFTIAQKAKRQNQSVVFVHTHPGVHGFPQFSTADDKGEAVLAPFLKQYFQTELALSLILAAGGCAGRIIPCGAPLRIVEASSEFTFLSKLDAEESEFERSDRHIRALGRSAVPILQNLKIGIVGLGGTGSLTAQQLAYLGVRDFVLMDDDVIELTNLNRVVGASQTDVNRPKTKVTEDLIRRIAPAARVRIYDESVLEDVSVRKLLDRDLLFCCTDSHGSRAVMNQFAYQYVIPCIDMAISISTTDEKISYIVGRIQLLAPGLGCLTCGGLLDAGEVRVDLMREHERRRDPYFLGQAEPQPAVISLNSTVSSLAVTMFLGTITHAPLNARFQHYDAIAGIVRSVEHRPRPNCIVCSESGALARGDTWPLPTRKSP
- a CDS encoding phosphotransferase produces the protein MNDHAPRLIVLWSGAPPSDVIETEFQRRGLELRIVSNANEVRAHLPLSRALVFCVPTLNQQGVTAILLACAESVVVHGLDLWILPEDEAVGKKVQEEMYTAFKRFFSGREVSLQFRLAPHFEELKAAPHLIPEACARYRPGPRPKADLKLSPKPTVITRKYGPTLAELLRRSFNDCVQIELEELSGGYSAKVFKVHASFEQRRLVNRPLPFYAKYDLLFKINQELQNYEDLVEAAVPFNLRPNLDPSRCIRRGYTHGLIVGNFVEYSEPLWEAARRGHGAGPIYSLFDQAFKSWRLNSQRETHQSIFQDLDAANIRIEVDRIDERRIEHVKALGAKTTPNELLSVLKRLPALPHRKGVIHGDLHVGNVRARGNDAVLIDFYSVNSGAPLAFDPATLEVSLAFAKYENGDVDSDWKDTIARLYDPSTFLKPPEPALQQHKREWLWNCVRQLRTIALSREEPDGTREYQTAITFVLLRRMIYPSDKRYPESRFAVGYLIAESLLLNLASEAGI